The window TTCATTTTAGTTACAcaacccttaaagacactggacactattggtaattgtcaaagactagtctttacagttggtgtattacaacatatgcatacaataataaacctgtgaaaatttgagctcaatcggtcgtcgaagttgcaagatattaatgaaagaaaaaaaacacccttgtcgcaccatggtcacacgaagttgtgtgctttcagatgcttcatttccagacctcaaactctaaatccgaggtctcgaaatcaaattcgtggaaaattacttctttctcaaaaactacgtcacttcagagggagctgtttctcacaatgttttatactatcaacctctccccattactcattattaagtaaggttttatgctgataattaatgtgagtaattaccaacagtgtccactgcctttaatgcttacCTTGATATAACGTCTATATTATTTGCCTGTGATATCCTTTTGACAGCATTAGCAAGAGAAACATTCTGTGTCGACGAGACAACGACGTTAGTTCCCTCGAATCCTCCCTTATTCTTCTCTCTCATCAAGTTGCCTTTCAAGAGAGAGTCCGAAACGACCCCAGCTTCTGACGAGGATTGCATTATGACGTCGACTGAGTTCGTTACAATCCCATCGTTAGGGGTTTGGGCGTTAGAGGGCGTGGTAGTAGTGGGCGTTGCCGCCGTGGGGTTGCTCGTTTTAGCCACGCCTAGTGGGTAGTTAAGCTGTAGTACTGTTGCGGCGGGTGCCGTGGAATGACCAGTGGGAACTGGGAGGGTCAGAACAAAAAAGCAATCAATGATAAAGGAATTTTTGTATCATTTTGATTGATCTACCCTAAGGCCTCATCTCACTGACAACTATGtgaagaaaaatacaaagtGAAGGTTCCACTTGTTCTTGAGTTATCAAGTTCAGTTTcaatttttgtgcaaaatcGTGGATTCTCAGAAGAGATGTTCTCCATCAGAGTTGAGGATACAAGCATGTAACTCTTTCGGATAAACATCTAAGGCAGGCCTccactgtgcttttgctgtggtgccctttgcaacgtttcaatacaaataatatatttttctcTTAGAAGTTCCCCCCGtatcagaggaaaattgctgtgcccctccaGGATTGATGTTCAAGGCTTTCTATTGAGGTGAACATTTCTCAAAACGTTGAGGGCTTCAGCTGTGCAAGAAAATTCAGCAACCATTGAACATTGGTGACATACCTTTGGTAGTAGCTTCTAAGAGGGCCTTGTGATTCAGCAGTGTGTTCACTGTGTTAGCATGATTCTCCTTGACTGTCAAAGTAGTCGGTGGGACTAACACGGGCAGAGGTTCCACAACAATTGATTTGTGCTTAGTAAGTTCCCTACTCGGTTCCAACGTGAACCTCGACGTTGGGAGAGACCCAAACGAAGTGTTCAGCTCCGAGGAGCTGTCCGAGTTCACAACGTCCACCTCGACTGTTTGCAAGTCCTGAGATTCGAGCAACGGGACGATGGAATCTGACGGAGCCAACGAGGGCAGTGTTTGCATGGAAGGGGCCACGTCACCCTCGGGTACGCCATCGCTATCGGTCAGAATTTGCTGGGGTAGCCTGCTGGGCGTTTCTATCGTGGGAAATGAGCCACTTGGCAGAAGCGACTCCAGACTTTCCTCCATAGGAACCTGTGATGGTGGCAGTTGGGGTAACGGTGGAGATGGGGCCGGTTGgattgggggtgggggtgttttTGGTCTGAAGTGCAGCCTAAATGAACacaaacaagaaacaagaaACAACTTTAGCTCATGTTCAACTACCTCCTCTTCCAGACGAGGAAACTCACTTTAACTTTCTCTTTACTTCAAAATTTTACTTTGAGATATATATAAAGAAGTAATGAATTTAAAATCAATTAGaagtattatacaggattggtaaggataaaacattttggtttaattttagtctgaaagctgaCTGATTATGAAGATCATACTTAAAACCATTTtctctgtgaaatatttccctctgataTGTCATCACATCCAGGAAAACTGTACATGAAAACCTATAAAAAGTGGCAGCAGCTGGTTACGGTTGTGAgaaccaaaattaaggacaacGGTTTACAAGCTGAAAATTGCAcatggtttttcactcttttctcCAGACTGACACAGCGGATTTAGCCCAAATTCTTAGATGTTCATTTCATGTATTGTTGATCACACGAAGCATGAACACTGTATGCAACTATtctgtcagctctaccaatcctgtatgaCACTTTTAAGAATCACGGAGAATTTCTTGAACCAAGAAAGGGGGGGTCGGTACTAACATTCGTTTGGCCCTGATCTCGTCCAGAAGAACACTTAGTGGAAGACTTGTTTGTGACGAGCTTGCTGAAGGGGACCGCAGTGGTGACATGCTAGGCTCAGTTGGAGGGTTTAATAAACAGTCGTCAAGCTCCTTGTAATTCTGGAACGGTGTCCATGCTCTGTCTAGCAGGATCCTGTGTAAAATAAACAGCAGCAGTTCCAAATCAATGAAATTTCCGTGTAAATACATAGACATTTCAGTGCACccaactaggcctgggcgaattattcgaatatccggttaatggcgaataggttttcctatccgtaaccgcgaatgccttttttttcttaaccggatatccgcaatgggcgcgaatacctatttataaaccggataatcctgtaattacaaccaagtaaccgtatattctttaatatccaaatatccgcggacgtcgggcgacaacttataggaatgttttgtctgaatccttatgaaacttcaatgaagacagcataaaacagcataaattaagtatttaactatgctcacctccgtgaagagttgaaacaatgacatttctgacgtaatttgttcaaagattatcaaagttttccttcacgtagtcagtcacgatcaaaagaaaaagcaaatcgccatctttaaattagatctggttatttttatgaatgaaccgagtgacactgtctaaaactaatatcaatccgcccacatgatctcattcacaaacgaacagcgtcCTCtagcaacaaaaaaaaactattttaatatccggttaatttcggatagttggccagcagtaaccgaataccaaaatttcactattcgcccagcactacacCCAACATTTCCCGACACATAGTGCTTCCTCAGCAAGAGATTTTTTCCCTACAGCTTGCACCCATCGCAACAAGCTGTTCCTTCATCCCCCCAATGATAAAGTATAGCAAGCTATAGAACATCTACTGGATCGAGGTGATGGATACTATGGGATGGCAGCGCTATGAGAAGCACTACGTCATAAATATTCACACTGATCGAGCGCATTTCAGCCAATCGGGAATCGGCAAATTGGAAGTCAGGCAATCAGTCTGTACTTTTCCGTTTCACGACAcccaaacccaaacaaacacTGGTGTTCACAACCAACCATCTGTATTACGCAATTGCTATCACTACTAAGAATCCCTTTGCGGAACAATTCAAAGACTGTATGGCTTATGAAGGCGGACTTATGGTTACTTATAGCAACTTTTAGCAAACAGTCGATATCGTCTTTGTCACGATAATTCTatattttcaaaaccaaaaaCGATACTGACGATATTAACCTCAATAAGGTACCTTGACGATATTATCGAGACATCGACCAGTGCAAAAACACCAGTTGGCTGTGGTTGGTTAAGGTTAAACATGACTTACCTTCCACCTCTGCCTACTCTCCTTCTAGCCAATCCGATACATCTTCTTGGCTCCCTTAGTGATGTGCAGCTGTAACGATACCTGTTGTCTGTAATTGCTCTGGGCTGTTCATCTGACCACGGCCAGCCTCGGGACAGCTCAGGATGAGGCTGTGCGACAAACACAAATGGGGAATAGATTTAAGAGACTGGCTAGTGAAGctcttttgaaaaataattattgttattgtaagATAATAAATACCCAAATCTACTCTCAACCAATCCCTCGAAACAAACTTTCAGCATTACATTCAAAATAATAAGGAAAGTTCTACACTCAGGgaggtttttaaatttgttcatcagaacagggaaagattggtttgttttcagggaactttctgcaaatTCAGGGAAAGTCGTCGGCTCTGGTATGTCAAGTCTTTACAGCACCCCTTATACATAGTTTGTGAGTGCAACAGGTACTTACAGCGACATAGTGACAGCCTTTCTTGCGACGGAAGGCAAAGACACCATCAGGATCGGTCTCCTCCTCAGGATCGGACGTTGATTGCACCTGCTGCTTAAtcaacaattaaaagaaaaattaaattaaacataaCTTGTTCATGCAAGTTCACACCAACTCCTGGTCacgggctacaagaagaaagtatttaaaataaaataactcagGGGAACTAGAGTTTGCAAACCGATTAAACCCTGGTACTGTTATCAACATAAGGCTGATAAGCAGCTGACTTTAGCAGCAATATACCAAGAAGCTGTTGTTACTATGTGtatagtacattggttgctacgTCTATAGCACGTCCCGTACGCACAGTTTctagtaaaaataaaacacatcttGTGATGTGCTCTAAGCAAACAAAACTGCAGTATCTTTGTAAGCAGTTAAGGGGTGTTATAACTCATACAATTATTATATCAGCGAAAACAGCGACATCAATATATTCATATTAAAATGACTCAGCTTGGAAAGCACAACTTTCTCACGATTGACTGAAACCCATCTAACCCAACCACAGTCGATAATGCATAATGCAAGGCGAAACAAGCTGGCAACTctgaacaaaaaacaagtttgtcTGAAAACTTACTGGGGAAAGCTCCTCTTCGGAGCTTCTAATATCTGGAAAGCGGGTCGGTTCTATTTCTCCTATTGATGAGTTTGTCATCTGGCGAAGTTTCTTCTCTTCCTTGTGTTTCCTCTTCTTGTATTCTCGCTTCTTTTTAAGACCGTCCTCCTAGAGGGAACCAGATAAATCTTAGTCAAATTGAGAATCTTACAGAAGTAAAAGCTCTTGATGTCTAACCTAGAAGGGCGGCCCCCATCCCACCCCCTTCCTTAGCTTGGTAGCTACTTCCTATCTAGAAATAAAATCAGGTGGGTCGAATGAAGACAGAGGCAATGTAGAGGAGAAAAACTGTAAATCGGAACAAAATCTTCTCGAGTCATAATTCTGACCAACAGCTTGTTAAACATCAAGACACAATAAAACCTTGGAAATATATCACATAAATTTCAGAAAGTGAAGCAAAGCTCCTCACTTATTTTTCTGTGCCAGGAAAATTCGCTTTGTATCTGCTCTTCACATGAAGTACGGACCAAGCAGGACCCAAGACACTTACCGTTTTGATGGACCAGGAACTATATTGGTTTCCATTGGGAATTGCAGGTATCGTGAATGACGGTTGTCGCTTGCTGAGCTCTTCACAGTCTGCCAATATGGCACCGCTGAAATCATCCATTTGAAATCTAGACAATTCAAACCAAAGAAGAGTACTCAGAAGTAGCCGATAAGTATGATTCTCACTTACTTGAAAACCATAACTaacagcaagacaagttctcaaaagaacataatctacccaaaCAAGTagttacacacatggtgtttccgcaaaccaaatatttactCATAACTAACAACTGAAATGGATCAGATCCTGCAATCAgtatttgtaaaatcaattTAAAGGTGGCTAAGGAAGATGGACAATTGCATTGGGTCTTGAAATTTGAAAACTCAACTCCAAGATtagaaaaaatgttttacaacaaATGGCGTCTCACTAAAAAAAGAGTCTGTTTTCAATcagaattgaaaataaaatgggATATATAGCTGACGGAGCTGACAAAGATTGAGAACGGGAaacttttgaacactaggtggcagcagacttaccagttaaATTTCCATTCTTTACATTgatctgagcatgcgcacatttccaagaaccatgaatttacctggcaagtctgctgccatctaaaGCCCCAAAAGTACCCCAATGTACTGGGCTTAGAAATCAAATCTTTCAACTCTCCAGATTGGAGAAATATGTGACATCAAATTACGTCTTACCTCTTCTCGAATATCTCTAGCGTTAAGTGGACGGCTTCCTTTTTACTCTTTTCTCGCCTCTTCACCATCTCCAATAACGTTctgtaaaaacaagaaaaaaaatccatcaaATGCTGGCAAACCCAACACAAGGCTTAACAGATCAGTCTATAATCCGAGACTAAGAGTACATTGAGATTAAGAAATTGCGTGGATACTTACACAGCCCTGTTAAGATCTCTCCTAAGCTTCAACATCTTCTCGTACGACGCCTCGTCATTCTTCCTGTTTTTCCTCGTCTGCATTTTCTCTGTTCTCCTCCTGAAGGCCACATAGGGATTGTTACTTGTTGACCCATCTCGCTTCTCCTGCCTGACGTTAGGAATTAACCCACAACCCTGAAAAGCAACAAGAATTGAACGGTGAAAGGTTGATCAGTAGCTAGTGGACGAAAACATGTTCATTACTCTGTTAAGTGAAATCGGATCTAACAATATACAATGACCCTTGAACAAAACTTAGAAAGTTGATCAGGTTGATCGAGTACAAGGCCTACATATGGTACAacctttgatttgtttgttaagaCA of the Asterias rubens chromosome 3, eAstRub1.3, whole genome shotgun sequence genome contains:
- the LOC117288311 gene encoding enhancer of polycomb homolog 1-like, which produces MSKLSFRARALDASKPMPVYATEELPDLPDFSAINRAVPQMPTGMEKEEESEHHLQRAISAQQVYGSANPLVIPTPDFERSGEYYDAIYENSYKQPKQYVHVQPLSMEQDIPDYDMDAEDEEWMKKHSKNFEITSLQFEEMMDRLEKGSGQQVVTLKEAKLLLKEDDDLIIAVYDYWLNKRLKSMTGCGLIPNVRQEKRDGSTSNNPYVAFRRRTEKMQTRKNRKNDEASYEKMLKLRRDLNRAVTLLEMVKRREKSKKEAVHLTLEIFEKRFQMDDFSGAILADCEELSKRQPSFTIPAIPNGNQYSSWSIKTEDGLKKKREYKKRKHKEEKKLRQMTNSSIGEIEPTRFPDIRSSEEELSPQVQSTSDPEEETDPDGVFAFRRKKGCHYVAPHPELSRGWPWSDEQPRAITDNRYRYSCTSLREPRRCIGLARRRVGRGGRILLDRAWTPFQNYKELDDCLLNPPTEPSMSPLRSPSASSSQTSLPLSVLLDEIRAKRMLHFRPKTPPPPIQPAPSPPLPQLPPSQVPMEESLESLLPSGSFPTIETPSRLPQQILTDSDGVPEGDVAPSMQTLPSLAPSDSIVPLLESQDLQTVEVDVVNSDSSSELNTSFGSLPTSRFTLEPSRELTKHKSIVVEPLPVLVPPTTLTVKENHANTVNTLLNHKALLEATTKVPTGHSTAPAATVLQLNYPLGVAKTSNPTAATPTTTTPSNAQTPNDGIVTNSVDVIMQSSSEAGVVSDSLLKGNLMREKNKGGFEGTNVVVSSTQNVSLANAVKRISQANNIDVISRDKHEDSNHSLDSACIPNNKSVVMEVT